Genomic window (Hydrogenimonas cancrithermarum):
GTTCATCGCGCTCGCGATGATCGAAGCACAGGTTATCTATACCCTGGTTATCGCACTTATCGCTCTTTACGCAAACCCGTTCCTCGGATAATTTGCATATTTTTTGAAAAAAGGCCCGGGCCTCTTGACTCGGGCCTTTTTTTTTGATAAAATTTCGGCCTCTTAACAACAACTACCTAACAGATGCGCAGGTGGTGGAATCGGTAGACACGCTGTCTTGAGGGGGCAGTGGGCTTTGCCCGTGCGAGTTCAAGTCTCGCTCTGCGCACCACGTTTTCAACAACACTCTACAAAAATCATTTTTCGATCCATCCTTCTTCACATTCCTACCGGATAAACCGCCCATCATATAGTTTTAATCCAAATCGTTGTAAAATAAACGCATCAATGCACGCATAATAAAAAACAGGAGTGGATATGAGAAGTTTATGGATTGTCATGATACCTGTGATGATGCTTCTTTTTGGCGGGTGTTCGGCCAACAAAGAGTACAAGTATTTCAATCAGAACCTCGATGAAGAGAAAGTCGTGACGGAAGTGTCGGACGAAGAGTATGAAGCGGAAAAACGGTACGAATGGAAGATTCAGCCGGGTGACCGGCTGGAGATCAGAGTCTTCAACCAGAGTGCTTCCTCCGTCGGAGGGCAGATGACTTCCATTCTCGACCAGAGTCTTACCTACATGAACCGAAGCGGTGTCGACGGGATGCTCGTTCCGCCGGACGGCAAGATCCATATCCCTCTGATCGGAACGGTAGCGGTCGAAGGCCTGACCGAGACGAAAGCGGCGCAGCGGCTGACGCAGGAGTACAAGAAGTATCTTAGAAATCCTTTCGTCTCCGTGAAAATTCTCAATCAGCGTCTGCTGGTGCTTGGCGAAGTCGGTTCTCCGGGTGTCGTTCCTGTCAACAGCGGAACGATGACCCTTTTCGAAGCGCTCGCGATGACCGGAGACCTCACAGACGATGCGATGCGTACCAATATTCTGATCATTCGCGGAGACCTGCGTCATCCTCAGGTCAGAAAAGTGGACCTGACCGATATGCGCAAACTGCGCGTCGCGAGTCTCATTCTGCGTCCGAACGACATCGTCTATGTTCAGCCTCGCAACATGAAGGCGATTATGAAGGAGATGGTCGAAATGGGATCGTACTTCAACTTCCTCAATACGATCATGTCGCCGTTCCTGACCTATCAGGCGATCGATCAGGGATACAATATCGGCATCGTGCCGGGTAACAGTGGGAACTGATATGGAAATAGCGAAAAAATCGAGTGTGGCACCGGTCGAACCGGAAGAGATCGATATAAAAGAGTTGTTCAGGACAGTCGGGCGCTACAAGTGGTCGATACTCTTCATTACCCTGATCTTTTTGGTCGGGGCGAGCGTCTACGCCTATTTCGCCCCCAACGTCTACAAAGCCACCACGACGATGAAGATCTCCACCGAGATGGCGAAAAATGCCGGCGGAGATTTCATGAGTGCCGCTCTCGGTGGAGGAAACGTCAACCTCGACGACGAATTCGCCCTGATGAAGTCGCGTTTTCTGGCACAAAAGGCGTTGGATGACCTGGATATCGGAACACGCTACTTCACGATCGAACATTACAAG
Coding sequences:
- a CDS encoding polysaccharide biosynthesis/export family protein, with the protein product MRSLWIVMIPVMMLLFGGCSANKEYKYFNQNLDEEKVVTEVSDEEYEAEKRYEWKIQPGDRLEIRVFNQSASSVGGQMTSILDQSLTYMNRSGVDGMLVPPDGKIHIPLIGTVAVEGLTETKAAQRLTQEYKKYLRNPFVSVKILNQRLLVLGEVGSPGVVPVNSGTMTLFEALAMTGDLTDDAMRTNILIIRGDLRHPQVRKVDLTDMRKLRVASLILRPNDIVYVQPRNMKAIMKEMVEMGSYFNFLNTIMSPFLTYQAIDQGYNIGIVPGNSGN